One Comamonas odontotermitis genomic window, CGCAGCCTCAGCGTCTGGCCCGCGCCCCAGCCCAGGCCATGCAGATCGCCGCCCACCAGGGGCACCAGGCCTCCGCCACCGCCCTGCGTATTGCCCGCCACGGCGCCAGCGGTGCCGCCGGTCACCGGCGCTAACCAGCCAAACAGATCACCTGCAGGGTTCCAGGTCTGTACAGAGCCAAAGCTGTCGCCCAAGCCCCACTCCAGGGTCATGCCCTGTCCCGCCGTGCTGCCGCCATTGCGCCATTGCTCACCGTTGAAGCGCAGGTTCACTGCATCGATGGCCGCGCCGGTGCTGTTGACCAGCGCCAGCGCAATCCAGCCCGCAATGGCGCCGGATCCCGGAGATCCGAAATAGGTACCGCTGGAGGCCAGCACGCCCAGTGCACGGTCTGACGCATCGGCCCCAAAGCTGTAGAAACTGCCACCGGTGCCGCCGCCGCTGCCCACGGCAATCTGCGAGATGGCCGCACCATCCTTGTTGAACAGCGACCAGCCTGCCAGCGTGCTGTCATTGACCCAGGGCGCAGTAGTGCCGGTATTGGCGAGCGTATTGAAATCCTGCGCGTAGCTGCCGCCAAACGATACCGGCGCCGCCCATGCGCTGGCGGAAACCAGGCTGAGCACCAGGCCGCTGCACAAGGCATTCAACGGAAATGGAAGACGCAGGCGTGAGGAAGATGGTGTATTTGGTTGGAGTGCCATGGGTGTGTGATCTGCTCGAAGAACGCCCCACCCTCCCCGGGTGAGATCGGGGCGATTCTTGGCAAATCACATGACCGCGTGATGACCGCTCGCAGTCAGTTTTGTGGCACCGAAGGTTCGGTAGATGCGCACCCAAAAGAAAAGGGCCGCAAATGCGGCCCTGGGTCTCGCGCCACGCATGGGCGCTACTGCTTACTGCAGGAATGCAGGCTTGGCGTAACCGGCAAACTTGGTATCGACCACCGTCTTGAACTCGTTGGAGCGGAAGGCCTCGGCCAGGTCCTTGGCCCACTGTGCATCCTTGTCCTTGGTCTTGACTGCGGCGATGTTCAGATAATGCTCCGGTGTCTTCTCCAGCAGCACAGCATCCTGCAGCTTGAGGCCCGAGGAGATGGCAAAGTTGCCATTGATGATGGCGAACTGCGCGTCATCAAGCGAGCGCGGCAGGTGCGCCGCATCCAGCGGCAGCAGCTTGATCTTCTTGGGGTTCTCGGCCAGATCGAGCTCCGACACGCGCAGCGGATTCACGCCAGGCTTGAGCTTGACCAGACCCGCCTGCTGCAGCAGCAACAGGCCGCGCGCGAGGTTGCTCGGGTCATTGGGCAGCGATACCTTGTCGCCCTCTTTCAGATCGGCCAGCGACTTGCGCTGCTTGCTGTACACCCCCATCGGCGCGATCGGGCCCTGCACCAGCGCCGTCAGATCGAGCTTGCGGTCGCCCTTGAACTGGTTGAAATACACCTCGTGCTGGAAGAAATTGGCGTCCAGCGAGCCATCGGCCAGCGCCAGATTGGGCTGCACATAGTCATTGAACTCCACCAGCTTGACCTTGTAGCCCTTTTTCTGCAGCAGCGGCACGATGCCGGCCTGCAGCTGGTCGATGTTCGAGCCCGCCGTGCCACCGATCACCAGCTGCTTCTTGGAGGCATCCTGCGCGAGCGCAGGGCCTGCCAGACCCACAGATGCCGCTGCCAGCACAGCGGCGGCGATCAACGAGCGGCGGGTGGAGAAAAAGGTCGTCATGTCTACTATGCTCCTGGTGCTGCGCACCTTGTCATGGGTTGGGAATGGGCACAGTATCTGCGCAGCTCTTCACAATCCCAACGAATAATTTCTCCCATTCTTATACCGCCAAGGCATGAAGGTTTTGACGCCCCCCGAAGCTGGCTCATCAAGAATCGCCGCCTTCGCTTTTCCACAAAAAAAGCCAGCGCATGCGCTGGCTCCCGTACCGGCCCTATACAGGGCTATCGTTTTGCTTATTTGTGCTTGCGCTTCTTGCCGCCTTGCTTGCGCTCCGGCTCGCAGGGGGCAGCATTGGTTTTGACCATGTGCTCAGGCCACAGGCTGTAGCTCAGGTCTTCGTCGGTGCTGCCGTTCACGTTCAGCGGGTAGAGACCAGGCGCAAACTTCTTGCATTCCTTGTACTGTTCGGCAGGGCTGGTCAGTTCGGGACGCACTTCGTAGCTCAGGTTCACCGCGCCGTCGGACTTGGGGTCCTTGGCGGTCACATCGATCTGGTTGCCGGTGCGCTTCCAGGTACCACGGTAGAGCACCTGCTTGCCGTCATCGGCCTTGGCCTTGTAGACCACACGATTACCCTTGAGGAATTGCACGCTGAAGTTGCTGTTGCCTTCGCCGTTGGCAGTGGCGTAGCTCTGCTGCACGAACTTGTTGGCCTTGGCATCGGCGAACTGGGCCGTAGCCTGAGGCACTGCAGGCGCCGGCGCGGGCTTGGCCGCTTCTGCAGCCTTGGCATCTTCCGCCTTGGCCTCCTCAGCCTTGGCAGCTGCAGCCTGTTCTTCTTTGGATGGGCCGGATGCGCAGCCTGCCAACAGCAGCGCCGCCAACAGCGCGCTGGTAGCGCCCAGTGGATTCAGTCGTTTCATAGAGACCTCAAGTAATTGGCTCTCGCCGAGCCGGATATGGAGGAAAGCCCGCCCGCCACTCACAGCAGCACAACGGCAAACCATAGAAATTATGAATCGACGAGGCAAAAGCGAATCTTTTTACCCATCAATTTTTTGCGATGCGTTGCGCACACGCTGCATGCGGCATTCCGTCCGCGCAAAAAAGAAGGCCGCCCGAAGGCGGCCAAAAATTGCCAAAACGCGGCTTGGATGTACCCAAGCGGCATCTACCTCCCCCGCAGCACCAGCTGCAAGCCTTTGAGCATGTGAGCGAACGAGTCGGCAGCCTGCGCCGTGGTGTGGGGCCAGACCAATACCGAAAAAGCCAGGGCCACTGCAACGATCAATCCAACGAAAGTGGCGAAATCTTGCCAGTGGTAATGCGGATGTTCCAACATGGAGGCCTCCTTTCGTACAGGTTGCGTGTTATCCATCATTGGAACCCAGCAACCCGCCTTGTGGTGTCAGCCGAAATCGACAAAGCCCCCATAGCCAATTTGGCAGTTTTTGGGAGTTTTTTCTCATATTGAGATAAAAAACCACGCAACGCCTTACAAAACAAGCGCGTCAAGCTATTAATTTTGAAGCAATCGTTCCGTCTCAGGGCAGCTTCGGTAGTACGCTGGCCATGAAAGATGGCTGCAATTTCCCGCCGGATGCGCACCGCTTCCTTGCAAATCCATCTAACTTCTGGCATTTCACTGGCATCTGGCAGCCATCTTCAGGCATGCATTTCATTGTCGATGGACGCACCCGCCAGCTTGCAAGATGGCGCAGGTGCGACAATACTCGGCAACCCCACAAGCTTGGCGCTGTCGCACACCTGCCGTGAAGCAAAGCGCTTTCTGCAGTGCATTCGACCCGCACACGCCAAGGCTCCAAAGGGTTCCAAAACTGCCAAACCAGGCTATTGCTTTCAGCTTTTTTCACCTTGCCATGACTGCCATTCCGCCCACCCCGCCAGATACGGGCATCCACCTGCAAGACGTGCACCTGACGCGCGGCGCCCGGCCCGTGTTTGCCGGACTCAGCCTGTCGCTCACCGAGCGGCGCGTTGGCCTGATCGGTGACAACGGCGCAGGCAAGACCAGTCTCTTCCGCCTGCTGTGCGGGCTTGAAATTGCAAGCCAGGGACAGGTACACATCGCAGGCCATGATGTGCAAAAGCACCGCGAACAACTGCCCGGCTTGGTGGGCATGATGTTTCAGAACCCGGATGACCAGATCATCTTCCCCACGGTGGAAGAAGAGCTGGGCCTGAGCCTGCAGTACCAGGGCATTGCGCGCAAGGCAGCCATGGTGCGGGCCCGGCAATTTCTGGCCGAGCGGGGCCTGGCCGAATGGGCGCCACGCGCCGTCAGCAGCCTGAGCCAGGGCCAGCGCCAGCAGGTCTGTTTTCTGGCCATGCTGATGGCTGCGCCTCGGGTAATGCTGCTTGACGAGCCCTTTGCCAGCCTTGATCTGCCCGGCCAGGCGCGCCTGGCGGCCGATCTGGACCGCACAACCGCACAGATCGTGGTGTCGACCCATGTGCTCAGCCATGTGCGCCACTTCGAGCGTGTGGTGTGGCTCGCTGGCGGCCTGGTGCGCGGCGATGGCCCGGGCGAGGCCGTGTGCGCAGCCTACGAACTGGATGTGAAAACACGCTCTAACGCTCAGACAGAGAGCGCAGACAGCTTCGAAAACAGTAGCAAAGCCGCTGTTGCGGTACAAGGCTGACCGGCATGGGTACGCTCTACAGTGACATTCCCAGCTGGCTGCACCGTGTGCCAGCCGGTGCCAAACTGCTGGCACTGGCCCTGTGTGGCCTGGGCCTGCTGTTTGTCGTCGATATACGCGGCCAGGCCGCTGCCTTTGCCGTGGTGCTGGTGCTGTACGCGAGCCTGGGAGCCGCCTCGCGCCCCACGCGGCGCCTGGTCGTGGCCGCGCTGGTTGCCTCGGTACTGGTAGGCGCGCTGCATGCCGCCACTGGTCAACCGCTGGTAGGCTTGGCCAGCGGCCTGCGCTTGATGAGTGCCACCATGCTGGGTGCCATGCTGACGGCGACCACGCGCTTTGGCGATCTGCTGGATGTGGCCGAATGGCTGCTGGCCCCTCTGGCCCGCTTTGGTGTGCCCGTGGAGCGGCTGGCGTTGCAGTTGGGCCTGATGATGCGGTTTGCCGAGCAGTTTTTTGTGCAGTGGCAGCGCCTGGCAGATGCCTACCGCGTGCGCACCGGCCGCGCCGGAGGCCTGCGCCTGTTCGCGCCGCTGGCCATCCACATGCTGGTCACCGCCCGCAAGGTGGCCGATGCGCTGGCGATACGGCTCAAGCTGTGACGCCGATCCCCGATTTGATTGATGAAAGCCTGTTCATGACCATGACCTCCACCTCCCACCGCGAATCCCGCGCCCAGCGCATTGCCCTGGTGGCATTGTTTGCCGCGCTGATGGCCGCATTCGGCATGATTCCCAAGATCGATCTGCCTTTGGGCGTGCCGATCACCGCACAGACCATGGGCGTGATGCTGGCCGGCTGCATGCTGGGCGCCAGCATGGGCTTTCAGGCGATGGCGCTGTTCCTGCTGGCCGTAGCGCTGGGCTTACCGCTACTGTCGGGCGGACGCGGCGGCATGGGTGTGTTCTTTCTGCCCTCTGCCGGTTATCTGGTGTCGTGGCCGTTTGCTGCCATCGTGACGGGTCTGGTCATGCGTGCGCTGTCGCGGCCCGCAGGCACTGGCCCTGCTTCGCCCAAGCGCCTCACACTGGCCGCATTTGCAGCCTCGGTGGTGGGCGGTGTGCTGGTGGTCCACGTGTTTGGCGTGGTGGGCCTGATGCTGCTGGCCAAGCTGAGCCTATTGCAGGCGGTCATCGGCACCCTGGTGTTCGTGCCGGGCGATCTCATCAAGTGCGTGCTGGTGGCCGTCATCGTGCACACCGTAGCCCGTGGCCTGCCCGACTGGCGCTTTGGCGGCCGGGCGCTGTGAGCCAGCCGGTGCTCCCCCTGCAGAATTGGCAGCGCCTCGTCCACGGCCCGCTGGCGCACTGGGCGCAGGTGCAGCCCAACGCCGTGGCCATTGACGACGGCACACAGCGCATCCGCTTTGCCCAATTGCATGCCGCAGTGCAGGCGGGTGCCGATCAGTTGAACGCCAGCGCCGCACCCAGCACACGGCTGCTGGATGCCGCGCAGTCCCCCATCGCTCTCATCACCGATTTTCTGGCCACCAATGCCAGCGGCCGCTGCGCTGCACTGGGCGATGCCGCCTGGCCTGCTGCCCAGCGCGCCACTGCAGCGCAATGGATTGGCGACCTGGCAAGCCAGACGCCGGTCTGCGCAGACACAGAAAGCGCAGACCGCTATCCTTTTTATATTGGCTTCACGTCGGGCAGCACCGGAAAGCCCAAGGGGTTCCGGCGGCACCACCAGTCATGGGCCGAGAGCTTTCGCGTCTGCGTGGATACATTCGGCACGGCAGCGCAAGGCCCCGTAATGGCGCCGGGCAACCTGTCGCATTCGCTCTTTCTGTTTGGCGCTCTTCTGGGGCTGTGGACGGGCGGCGGCGTTCAATTGCAGCCGCGCTTCTCGGCCAGCCAGTGCCTGCGCAACCTGCAGTGCAATGCCACGCCCTGCTTGGTAGCCGTGCCCAGCCAGTTGCTGGTGATGCTGCAACTGGCCGAGCGCCGCGCGCTGGCGCCCATCGCGTCGCTGCAACTCGTCCTGATCAGCGGCGCACGCTGGATGCGCCAGCACACCCCTGCGCTGCAGACGCTGTTTCCCAATGCGCGGATTGTGGAGTTCTACGGAGCATCCGAAGCCAGCTTCATCGCCTGGATGGATGCCGATGTCGCAGCCCCACCGCAGGTGGTGGGCCGGGCCTTCAGCAATGTGCAACTGCAGATTCGCAGCGAGACAGGCGCCGCCTTGGCCGGAGGCCAGACCGGCCAGATCTGGATCAAGAGCCCGATGCTCTTCATGGATTACGTGGGCGACAGCCATGATGCCACCGCCGCGCTGCAGGATGGCGAATGGTTGAGCGTGCGCGACATGGGCAGCCTGGACGCGAGTGGCCAGCTCACCCTGGTAGGCCGCGAAAAGCGCATGATCGTCACCCAGGGCAAGAACCTGTTCCCCGAGGAAGTGGAAAACCTGCTGTGCGAGCACCCGCGCATCGCCGCCGCATCGGTGCACGGCGTTGACGACGCACTGCGTGGCAAACAGGTATGGGTGGCGTTGCAACTCAAGGATGCAGCGCCCGCGCCATCTGCGAGCGGCGCGCCACGGCAGGTACAGCCGGCGCTGGATACGCTCGACGCCGCACTGGCCGCAGAACTCTCCGCCTGGTGCCGCAGCCGGCTCGAAGCCTACAAATGCCCGCGCCGCTGGCTGGGCTGGTTCGCGGTCGCACCCGCTGCGCCATGGCCGCAAACTGCCAGCGGCAAGACCGACCACACGGCGATTGCAACACTGCTGCAAAGCAGCATGGATCCACCCATGGCATCCGTGGTTGCAACAGCAGACACGGCGACACGTTAAAGTAGCCCCTGTCGCGCTGCGAAAGGCGCTATCAAAATAAAAGCTGTCAGCGTCCTCTTATAAAGCGCTAGCGGCCGTTTCCTTCCAAAATGCCTGCACACCCCGTCTACATTGCCAGCTACGCCCGCAGCGCCGTGGTTCCGGTGGGTGGCGCCTTCAAAGCCCTGCATGCGCATGAGATCGGCGCGCCCGTGCTGCATGCGCTGCTGGCCAAGGCAGGTGTGCCCGCCAGCCAGGTGCAGACGGTGGTACTGGGCAATGCGCTTGGCGCTGGCGGCAACCCGGCACGCATGCTGGCCCTGGCTGCGGGCCTGCCCCAGACCTGCGCTGCCTACACGGTCGACACCCAGTGTTGTGCGGGGCTGGATGCGGTAGCGCTTGCCGCCAGCCTAATTGCCAGCGGCCAGGCCGATGTGGTGGTTGCGGGCGGCGCAGAAGCCTGGAGCCGCGCGCCCATTCGCGCCACACGCCCTTTGCATGCCGGTGATGTGCCCGTGCCCTACGAGCGCCCCGCTTTTGCGCCGCCTCCGCATGACGATCCAGACCTGCTGCTGGCCGCCGCCCGCTATGCGGCAAGCCAGGGCCACACCCGCGCCGCACAGGATGCCTACGCCGCCGCCAGCCACGCCCGTGCGCTGCAGGCCGCGCACGTGTTGGCCGCAGAGATCGTGCCCATCCAGGGTGTAGCGCAAGATGCCTTTGCGCGCAGGTTGGGAGCAAGGCAGCTGGCTCGCCTGCCCGCCATCGCCCACACTGATGCCGATGTGGACACCACCACACGCGCAGAGCACGCCGTCAGTGCTGTTGCGATCTCGCCCAAGGCCGATGGCGCGGCACTGGTGCTGCTGATGAGCGAAGCCGCCTGCTCGCGCCTCCACACAAGGCCCCGCGCCCGGTGGCTAGGCCATCAATCGGTGGGCGGCACGCCTGCCATGCCCCTGGTGCTGGCCGCAGAGGCAGCCCGCGGCCTGTTGCAGGCCCACCAATGCCACTGGGCGGAGCTGACAGCCATCGAGTTGCACGACGCCTTTGCCGTGCAAGGCCTGCAGTGGCAGGCTCTGCTGCAGTCAGAAGGTGCGAGCGCAGATGTGCTGAACCGACACGGCAGCGGTATCGCGCGCGGACATCCGATTGGCGCGTCGGCCACCGTTGCCTTGGTGCGGGTGCTGGCGGAGCTGGAGCAGGCACCACCCGGAGGGCTGGGATTGGCAGCAATAGCAGGTGCTGGCGGACTGGGGAGCGCAAGCCTGGTGCAGCAGTTGCTCTGATGCATTGATGAATGTCGACCGTATGAAATACATACTGAACACATTGCTGTATCTATTTGCAGCGATCGGGGTGCTGAACACTGGGGTGATGGCCTACGCCCATTTCGGGCGTCCCCTGACCTGCACGCAGTCTGCAATGGCCAAAGCCAATGCGCCCGACAACAGCCAGTGGGCAGAGATCTCCTGGCAACAATGCGACAGCCAGGCAGACCCGGAGCTGCGCCTGTCCCTCTACACCAATGGAGGGAAACGCGGCTACAGCACACGCATCGGCGACCCCACCACTACCGAAGTAGGCCTCAACTGGACCGCCAACCAAACGCTGGAAGTAATCTACCCCGCGTCATACGCGCCCACGCAAATGGCGACACACCTGGCAGGCATTCAACTGCACTGGAAAAAGCGCGCAGCCAGTGGTGATTCAGCAACCGCCCCCTAAGCGCTGAAAGTACTCGCCAAGGGCTGCCCGCGCAGTCACCGTCTGGTTCACTGGCGCATCGGTGTCTTCATACCCCATGGCCATGCCGCACACCACCGTTTGCGATGTCGGCAGTTGCAGCACCTCGCGGATCAGGCCCGGGTACGAGGCCATCGCGCCAATGGCGCAGGTCGCCAGGCCGCGCGACTGGGCAGCCAGCATCAGCCCGTAGATCGCCATGCCCAGGTCCATGTAGCCGCCCGGGCCAAAACCGCTGTCGATGGTAATGATGAGCGCCACCGGCGCCTGGAAGAACTGAAAGTTGCGGCCAAACTGCGCGGTGCGACCAGCGGCATCCCCCCGCTCCACACCCAGCGCGCCATACAGGGCCTGTGCGGCAGCCACCTGGCGCTTGCGCAGCGACATGGGCAGCGGGTTGGGGAAATAGCCGTAGTCTTCCGCCTCCTGCGCACCCGCCTGATAGGCCTGCTGCAGGCGGCCAGACAGTTGTTCGCGCAGATCGCCGCATACCTGCCAGAAATAGCCAGGCTGCAGGTTGGCGCCACTGGGCGCACGGCGAGCCTCCTGCAACACGGCGTGCAGCACAGCATCGGCCACCAGCTGCGGAGTGAAGGCGCGCGCCGAGCGGCGCAACATGGCGGCTTGCGAGGCAACCCCCTCTGCGGAAGCAAAAGAAAGGAAATCAGGCTGTTTCATGGCAGTGGGCGCCATTGTAGACAGTGATGGGCCGGCGATCCGTTTTCAACGGCTGGGCTTTTTCGCACCGATCCTTGACCCTACGGCAGTCAGGAAATGGCAACATCTGACCCATCTCCAATGAAACTGTTCATTCATACAGTATTTTTTGCTATACTGATTTTCCATACAGTATCAACAACCGCACCAAAGGCACGCGGCAATCCATATAAAAAACCATCAGTTCTTCGACACATACCGCTTCTGACACTCGAAATACCCGTGTCATGTTCGCGTTGCAACCTGTCTGCCCCGGCCTTGTACCCCTGCCCCCATGTGCATGCTGTCCGGATGAAATTTTTTGAGCGAAAGCGGATGCTGGTGCGCCCCATGCACCGGATGCAGCGAGTAGCTCCCCTTCTCCTTCGGCGCCAGCGCTTACTGAGCGTCGTTCAGCCACCCTTGCGGTGGCTTTTTTTTGCCATCAGGAGCGTGCCTGCGCCGGTACCCTGCCAGCAACAGCCTTTGCGTCACCCACCCGGCGCGCGTGCTCTACACTTGGCCCATTGCAATGCGCTGTGCGTTGCCCATCCATGGCCTCGCCATGGAAATGGATGAAACGGAATTTCTGAGATATGCAAATTGCCACCTGGAACGTCAACTCCCTCTCCGTCCGCCTGCCGCAGGTGCTGGACTGGCTGGCAGCCAATCCAGTCGATGTGCTGGGGCTGCAGGAGCTCAAGCTCACCGATGACAAGTTTCCGCACGATGCCTTTGCGGCTGCCGGCTACCAGGCGGTGAGCTTCGGCCAGAAGACCTATAACGGCGTGGCCCTGCTGGCCCGGAGTGTCATTGCCGATGTGGTGCGCGCCAACCCGCACTTTGAGGACGAGCAGGCGCGCGTCATTGCAGGCACCATCTCCAGCCCCGCAGGCGACATCCGCGTGGTCAACTGCTATTTCGTCAATGG contains:
- a CDS encoding MetQ/NlpA family ABC transporter substrate-binding protein yields the protein MTTFFSTRRSLIAAAVLAAASVGLAGPALAQDASKKQLVIGGTAGSNIDQLQAGIVPLLQKKGYKVKLVEFNDYVQPNLALADGSLDANFFQHEVYFNQFKGDRKLDLTALVQGPIAPMGVYSKQRKSLADLKEGDKVSLPNDPSNLARGLLLLQQAGLVKLKPGVNPLRVSELDLAENPKKIKLLPLDAAHLPRSLDDAQFAIINGNFAISSGLKLQDAVLLEKTPEHYLNIAAVKTKDKDAQWAKDLAEAFRSNEFKTVVDTKFAGYAKPAFLQ
- a CDS encoding energy-coupling factor ABC transporter ATP-binding protein, translated to MTAIPPTPPDTGIHLQDVHLTRGARPVFAGLSLSLTERRVGLIGDNGAGKTSLFRLLCGLEIASQGQVHIAGHDVQKHREQLPGLVGMMFQNPDDQIIFPTVEEELGLSLQYQGIARKAAMVRARQFLAERGLAEWAPRAVSSLSQGQRQQVCFLAMLMAAPRVMLLDEPFASLDLPGQARLAADLDRTTAQIVVSTHVLSHVRHFERVVWLAGGLVRGDGPGEAVCAAYELDVKTRSNAQTESADSFENSSKAAVAVQG
- a CDS encoding energy-coupling factor transporter transmembrane component T — its product is MGTLYSDIPSWLHRVPAGAKLLALALCGLGLLFVVDIRGQAAAFAVVLVLYASLGAASRPTRRLVVAALVASVLVGALHAATGQPLVGLASGLRLMSATMLGAMLTATTRFGDLLDVAEWLLAPLARFGVPVERLALQLGLMMRFAEQFFVQWQRLADAYRVRTGRAGGLRLFAPLAIHMLVTARKVADALAIRLKL
- a CDS encoding biotin transporter BioY; this translates as MTMTSTSHRESRAQRIALVALFAALMAAFGMIPKIDLPLGVPITAQTMGVMLAGCMLGASMGFQAMALFLLAVALGLPLLSGGRGGMGVFFLPSAGYLVSWPFAAIVTGLVMRALSRPAGTGPASPKRLTLAAFAASVVGGVLVVHVFGVVGLMLLAKLSLLQAVIGTLVFVPGDLIKCVLVAVIVHTVARGLPDWRFGGRAL
- a CDS encoding AMP-binding protein — encoded protein: MLPLQNWQRLVHGPLAHWAQVQPNAVAIDDGTQRIRFAQLHAAVQAGADQLNASAAPSTRLLDAAQSPIALITDFLATNASGRCAALGDAAWPAAQRATAAQWIGDLASQTPVCADTESADRYPFYIGFTSGSTGKPKGFRRHHQSWAESFRVCVDTFGTAAQGPVMAPGNLSHSLFLFGALLGLWTGGGVQLQPRFSASQCLRNLQCNATPCLVAVPSQLLVMLQLAERRALAPIASLQLVLISGARWMRQHTPALQTLFPNARIVEFYGASEASFIAWMDADVAAPPQVVGRAFSNVQLQIRSETGAALAGGQTGQIWIKSPMLFMDYVGDSHDATAALQDGEWLSVRDMGSLDASGQLTLVGREKRMIVTQGKNLFPEEVENLLCEHPRIAAASVHGVDDALRGKQVWVALQLKDAAPAPSASGAPRQVQPALDTLDAALAAELSAWCRSRLEAYKCPRRWLGWFAVAPAAPWPQTASGKTDHTAIATLLQSSMDPPMASVVATADTATR
- a CDS encoding acetyl-CoA C-acyltransferase — protein: MPAHPVYIASYARSAVVPVGGAFKALHAHEIGAPVLHALLAKAGVPASQVQTVVLGNALGAGGNPARMLALAAGLPQTCAAYTVDTQCCAGLDAVALAASLIASGQADVVVAGGAEAWSRAPIRATRPLHAGDVPVPYERPAFAPPPHDDPDLLLAAARYAASQGHTRAAQDAYAAASHARALQAAHVLAAEIVPIQGVAQDAFARRLGARQLARLPAIAHTDADVDTTTRAEHAVSAVAISPKADGAALVLLMSEAACSRLHTRPRARWLGHQSVGGTPAMPLVLAAEAARGLLQAHQCHWAELTAIELHDAFAVQGLQWQALLQSEGASADVLNRHGSGIARGHPIGASATVALVRVLAELEQAPPGGLGLAAIAGAGGLGSASLVQQLL
- a CDS encoding nitroreductase; the protein is MKQPDFLSFASAEGVASQAAMLRRSARAFTPQLVADAVLHAVLQEARRAPSGANLQPGYFWQVCGDLREQLSGRLQQAYQAGAQEAEDYGYFPNPLPMSLRKRQVAAAQALYGALGVERGDAAGRTAQFGRNFQFFQAPVALIITIDSGFGPGGYMDLGMAIYGLMLAAQSRGLATCAIGAMASYPGLIREVLQLPTSQTVVCGMAMGYEDTDAPVNQTVTARAALGEYFQRLGGGC